The Chanodichthys erythropterus isolate Z2021 chromosome 14, ASM2448905v1, whole genome shotgun sequence genome window below encodes:
- the pou3f3a gene encoding POU domain, class 3, transcription factor 3-A isoform X1 → MATAASNPYLASNSILSSASIVHSESGGGGMQPGSGVVTSVSGGYRGDPTVKMVQSDFMQGAMTASNGGHMLSHAHQWVTSLPHAAAAAAAAAAAAAAEAGSPWSSSPVGMAGSPQQQDVKSSSNREDLHSGTALHHRPSHLGAHQSHQSAWGGTTASHISTITGGQQQSQQSLIYSQPGGFTVNGMLNPPGSLVHPGLMRGDSPEMDHHHHHHHHQQQHPHHHHHQHHAGVNSHDSHSDEDTPTSDDLEQFAKQFKQRRIKLGFTQADVGLALGTLYGNVFSQTTICRFEALQLSFKNMCKLKPLLNKWLEEADSTTGSPTSIDKIAAQGRKRKKRTSIEVSVKGALESHFLKCPKPSAQEISSLADNLQLEKEVVRVWFCNRRQKEKRMTPPGVPQTPEDVYTHAGNGSFVVDYLKGASLKDEPDSNHNVTTTSSYGQEILVH, encoded by the exons ATGGCCACAGCGGCTTCCAATCCTTACCTGGCCAGCAATAGCATTCTCTCATCAGCCTCGATCGTGCACTCGGAGTCCGGAGGTGGTGGCATGCAGCCGGGAAGTGGTGTCGTAACATCGGTGTCGGGAGGTTACAGAGGAGACCCCACGGTCAAGATGGTGCAGAGCGACTTCATGCAAGGAGCCATGACGGCCAGTAACGGGGGGCACATGCTGAGCCATGCCCATCAGTGGGTTACCTCGCTGCCACATGCGGCTGCCGCAGCAGCCGCCGCCGCAGCCGCTGCAGCGGCAGAAGCAGGCTCGCCTTGGTCCTCCAGCCCAGTTGGCATGGCCGGTAGCCCACAGCAACAAGACGTGAAGAGCAGTTCAAACAGGGAAGACCTACACTCGGGCACCGCGTTGCACCACAGACCCTCGCATTTAGGGGCTCACCAGTCGCACCAAAGCGCATGGGGTGGCACCACAGCCTCTCACATCTCCACCATCACCGGAGGACAGCAGCAGTCCCAGCAGTCTCTCATTTATTCCCAGCCGGGTGGTTTCACAGTCAACGGGATGTTGAACCCTCCCGGGAGTTTAGTCCACCCGGGGCTGATGCGAGGAGACTCTCCAGAAATGGATCACCATCAtcaccaccatcatcatcaaCAGCAGCACCCtcatcaccaccaccaccagcaCCACGCCGGAGTGAACAGCCACGATTCGCACTCAGACGAGGACACGCCGACCTCCGACGACCTGGAACAGTTTGCCAAACAGTTTAAGCAGCGTCGGATCAAACTGGGGTTTACTCAAGCCGACGTCGGGTTAGCACTAGGAACTCTTTACGGAAATGTTTTCTCTCAGACCACCATTTGCAGGTTCGAGGCTCTCCAGCTGAGCTTTAAAAACATGTGCAAACTCAAGCCACTGCTGAACAAGTGGCTGGAAGAGGCCGACTCGACCACGGGCAGCCCCACCAGCATTGACAAAATAGCAGCTCAAGGCAGGAAACGAAAGAAGCGCACCTCCATCGAGGTGAGCGTGAAGGGAGCCTTGGAAAGCCATTTTTTGAAATGCCCAAAACCGTCAGCGCAGGAGATTTCCTCTCTGGCGGACAACCTCCAGCTGGAAAAGGAGGTGGTTCGGGTTTGGTTCTGCAACCGAAGGCAGAAGGAGAAGAGGATGACGCCGCCCGGGGTTCCTCAGACGCCCGAGGACGTGTACACCCATGCCGGCAAC GGGAGTTTTGTGGTAGATTACTTAAAAGGTGCAAGTTTGAAAGATGAACCGGACAGCAACCACAACGTGACAACTACGAGCTCCTATGGCCAGGAGATTCTGGTGCACTGA
- the gpr45 gene encoding high-affinity lysophosphatidic acid receptor, producing the protein MFSCNGSSLEGCGLLEPMETEMQESDTALMPTTLRVALAAIMIFMITIGFLGNAIVCLIVYQKPAMRSAINLLLATLAFSDIMLSLLCMPFTAVTLATTDWSFGVGFCRVSVMLYWLFVLEGVSILLIISVDRFLIIVQRQDKLTPHRAKILIAASWALSLCVSLPSVVGWRTAGIGAQVPQCILGYSESLADRGYTVLLAVAVFFVPFGVMLYSYLCILNTVRRNALRIHNHTSEGSVAINHVSKLGLTGLQRPQVNVDMSFKTRAFTTILILFIGFSVCWLPHTVVSLLAVFSRRFYLSPAFYPVSIGALWLSYLKAVFNPVIYCWRIRKFREACLEFMPKTCHLCPKIPGRSRRRIRPSNIYVCSSETQSSV; encoded by the coding sequence ATGTTTTCCTGTAATGGCAGCTCATTGGAGGGTTGTGGCCTTCTTGAACCAATGGAAACTGAGATGCAAGAGTCTGATACTGCCCTCATGCCCACCACTCTCAGGGTGGCACTGGCTGCCATCATGATCTTCATGATCACCATTGGTTTCCTCGGCAATGCCATTGTGTGTCTGATAGTGTATCAGAAACCAGCCATGCGTTCAGCGATTAATCTACTCCTGGCCACACTGGCCTTCTCTGACATCATGCTGTCATTGCTATGCATGCCATTCACTGCCGTCACTCTCGCAACTACGGACTGGAGCTTCGGGGTCGGATTCTGCCGTGTGTCCGTCATGTTGTACTGGCTGTTTGTTCTGGAAGGTGTGTCCATCCTTCTGATCATCAGCGTCGATCGCTTCCTCATTATAGTTCAGCGGCAGGACAAGCTGACCCCACATCGGGCAAAAATTCTCATTGCTGCGTCATGGGCTCTGTCGCTCTGCGTGTCCCTACCGTCCGTGGTCGGCTGGAGGACGGCTGGGATTGGTGCGCAAGTgccacaatgcattctgggatacagCGAATCACTGGCGGACCGGGGTTACACAGTTCTGCTTGCAGTTGCGGTGTTTTTTGTGCCGTTTGGTGTGATGTTGTATTCCTACCTGTGTATTCTCAACACGGTGCGACGCAACGCGCTGCGCATCCACAATCACACCAGCGAAGGCAGCGTCGCCATCAACCATGTCAGCAAGTTGGGTTTAACCGGTCTACAGCGACCCCAAGTCAATGTGGACATGAGTTTCAAAACCAGGGCCTTCACCACCATCCTCATCCTTTTCATTGGCTTCTCTGTGTGTTGGTTGCCACATACAGTGGTGAGCCTGCTGGCGGTGTTCAGTAGACGCTTCTACCTCAGCCCAGCGTTTTACCCGGTCAGCATCGGGGCGCTGTGGTTGAGTTACCTAAAAGCGGTTTTCAACCCTGTGATATATTGCTGGAGAATCCGAAAGTTTCGTGAGGCCTGTCTGGAGTTTATGCCCAAGACGTGTCATTTGTGTCCCAAGATTCCCGGGAGAAGTCGCAGGCGTATAAGACCCAGCAACATCTATGTGTGCAGCAGTGAGACCCAGTCTTCAGTCTAG
- the pou3f3a gene encoding POU domain, class 3, transcription factor 3-A isoform X2 translates to MATAASNPYLASNSILSSASIVHSESGGGGMQPGSGVVTSVSGGYRGDPTVKMVQSDFMQGAMTASNGGHMLSHAHQWVTSLPHAAAAAAAAAAAAAAEAGSPWSSSPVGMAGSPQQQDVKSSSNREDLHSGTALHHRPSHLGAHQSHQSAWGGTTASHISTITGGQQQSQQSLIYSQPGGFTVNGMLNPPGSLVHPGLMRGDSPEMDHHHHHHHHQQQHPHHHHHQHHAGVNSHDSHSDEDTPTSDDLEQFAKQFKQRRIKLGFTQADVGLALGTLYGNVFSQTTICRFEALQLSFKNMCKLKPLLNKWLEEADSTTGSPTSIDKIAAQGRKRKKRTSIEVSVKGALESHFLKCPKPSAQEISSLADNLQLEKEVVRVWFCNRRQKEKRMTPPGVPQTPEDVYTHAGNVSADTPPPSMDCKREFCGRLLKRCKFER, encoded by the exons ATGGCCACAGCGGCTTCCAATCCTTACCTGGCCAGCAATAGCATTCTCTCATCAGCCTCGATCGTGCACTCGGAGTCCGGAGGTGGTGGCATGCAGCCGGGAAGTGGTGTCGTAACATCGGTGTCGGGAGGTTACAGAGGAGACCCCACGGTCAAGATGGTGCAGAGCGACTTCATGCAAGGAGCCATGACGGCCAGTAACGGGGGGCACATGCTGAGCCATGCCCATCAGTGGGTTACCTCGCTGCCACATGCGGCTGCCGCAGCAGCCGCCGCCGCAGCCGCTGCAGCGGCAGAAGCAGGCTCGCCTTGGTCCTCCAGCCCAGTTGGCATGGCCGGTAGCCCACAGCAACAAGACGTGAAGAGCAGTTCAAACAGGGAAGACCTACACTCGGGCACCGCGTTGCACCACAGACCCTCGCATTTAGGGGCTCACCAGTCGCACCAAAGCGCATGGGGTGGCACCACAGCCTCTCACATCTCCACCATCACCGGAGGACAGCAGCAGTCCCAGCAGTCTCTCATTTATTCCCAGCCGGGTGGTTTCACAGTCAACGGGATGTTGAACCCTCCCGGGAGTTTAGTCCACCCGGGGCTGATGCGAGGAGACTCTCCAGAAATGGATCACCATCAtcaccaccatcatcatcaaCAGCAGCACCCtcatcaccaccaccaccagcaCCACGCCGGAGTGAACAGCCACGATTCGCACTCAGACGAGGACACGCCGACCTCCGACGACCTGGAACAGTTTGCCAAACAGTTTAAGCAGCGTCGGATCAAACTGGGGTTTACTCAAGCCGACGTCGGGTTAGCACTAGGAACTCTTTACGGAAATGTTTTCTCTCAGACCACCATTTGCAGGTTCGAGGCTCTCCAGCTGAGCTTTAAAAACATGTGCAAACTCAAGCCACTGCTGAACAAGTGGCTGGAAGAGGCCGACTCGACCACGGGCAGCCCCACCAGCATTGACAAAATAGCAGCTCAAGGCAGGAAACGAAAGAAGCGCACCTCCATCGAGGTGAGCGTGAAGGGAGCCTTGGAAAGCCATTTTTTGAAATGCCCAAAACCGTCAGCGCAGGAGATTTCCTCTCTGGCGGACAACCTCCAGCTGGAAAAGGAGGTGGTTCGGGTTTGGTTCTGCAACCGAAGGCAGAAGGAGAAGAGGATGACGCCGCCCGGGGTTCCTCAGACGCCCGAGGACGTGTACACCCATGCCGGCAACGTGAGTGCAGACACACCGCCTCCGTCCATGGACTGCAAAC GGGAGTTTTGTGGTAGATTACTTAAAAGGTGCAAGTTTGAAAGATGA